The nucleotide sequence GATCGCTCCTGGTTTGCTCGTGGTAAAAACCCAGGGCATGATTAAGCTCATGCTGAACGATGCCATTATACACACAGCCTTGCCTGTTGAAGGAGACCACCTGCTGACCACCAGTTCTGCCAAGAGAAGAGTAGCACCTGAGAGGAGAGAAGTAAAgaggttaattatttatttatttatataaataaggactgataaatgtttcttgttaATGCTGTATGATTGTTCTCACCCATCTTTGTTCTCAATACTGATGTAGTCGGCCTGAGTTGATCTGGCCACAAAGCGGATGCAGGTTTTGGAGTGAAAGGTGGACATGGCGTTCACAATCACTGATCTCTCATAACTGGCTGCAAACAAAAAGGACAACAGATTTCAAATGAGATCTACATGAATCGTAGATATGTTCAATGAATGAAGGAGATTCACTCACAGAATTCACTGCTCACGACGTAAGGGACCTCCACTATGTTGTTAGAGTTTTTCTTCCAGAAACAGTTGTTGTTAAAGCAGTAGAGAGCATTTCTGGTTTTGGGAAACACCAGATCTCCTTCAATCAAGAGTTCAGAAGATCCTGTATTTAAAGAGAAACATACTGATGAAATAGTAAAACATATCTATATATCCTGACTGCAGTTTACCCCTATTCTCTGAAACACATTGATGAATTCATAAGAAATCTACAAGGTGCCTGACCATTGTTGGACTCCAAAATCCTTGTAGTGATGTCCAGAGGTTCAGGCTCTGACACAAACACTCCTTCAAACCTTTCCTCCTGCAGGCAGAAACAGAGATGATAAAATGACTTTTTTAGGAACATTTATAATTTAAGGGAAAGTCTAGACCTGATCTTACCATGAGAGAAGACGCCTGTGAGACgccaaacagcagcagcagaatggAGAGGGAGGCTCTTGTGTCCATGTCGTCTCAGTGTGTAGAGATGTTCAGGATGCTCTTGTGCTGAGCTTTGGTGTCTGTGAGCGATTCTGTCAAGACTTTATATTCACCCGAGTAGGTAGGTCTACTGGAGGATTATGGGTAGGGTCTTAACATCAAGAGTCTAAAATGTGTACCTTCAGGGAGGAAACTCAGACCTCACCTGTTGGTCCAAAACTTTTCAAAATAAGATCAAATACCCTGGTTAGTTTAAGTAATCCACTGAAATGGACTTTACTAAGTGCCAGAAACAGTGGTGTAGAGGGGGAGGATTCATTGGTAATATACTTACAGTTTACTAGTGGTTGGTACatgactaaaaaaataaattaataataaaaaatacataaataatacgtCTGACATAGCTAATCAGCAGAAAAAATAAGTTTAGATGAATGCTTCTGATTCTAAATAACCGACAGATAAAATCAGATACAACTACTCTATAATTCTAAAATATTCAgaggaatatttttttataatattattatttcacagtGTTTCTCtgcttattaattaataaaatggttTGTTACTGAAAAACAACATGGATTTCAAATGTAGCAATGAAACCTTGTTACCTA is from Carassius gibelio isolate Cgi1373 ecotype wild population from Czech Republic chromosome B22, carGib1.2-hapl.c, whole genome shotgun sequence and encodes:
- the LOC127987428 gene encoding hatching enzyme 1.2-like isoform X12; the protein is MDTRASLSILLLLFGVSQASSLMEERFEGVFVSEPEPLDITTRILESNNGSSELLIEGDLVFPKTRNALYCFNNNCFWKKNSNNIVEVPYVVSSEFSSYERSVIVNAMSTFHSKTCIRFVARSTQADYISIENKDGCYSSLGRTGGQQVVSFNRQGCVYNGIVQHELNHALGFYHEQTRSDRDQYVKINWQNISPDMAYNFQKQNTNNQNTPYDYTSIMHYERTAFAIQPGLETITPIPDRTVQIGQRQGMSNIDILRINKLYGC